CACTGTAATTGCGAAAGCAGCCTTAGAGGGTGTTTGAGAAGTTTTTTACCACCTCTAACTCCCCCTTGCAAAGGGGGAGAATTTAAGTTTCTCCCCTTTGCAAGGGGGAGTTAGAGGTGGTAAAAACAGAAATTTACGCTGAACAGGTACTTCTCAAACACGCTCTGAGTCGATTAACTTTCGTCATCCAAATTAACACCCATCTGACGCAACTTCTCCGCAAGACGATCTGCCCTTGCCTTTTCCTGATCAGCCCGTTGATTAGCCGCCAAATTCGCACTATATAACTCCTCTGGGGTGAGCAACTTCTCTCCATTATCCAAACGATAAAACCCTATCAGATACTCATCAGCCTGTAACTTGAGTTGCAATACTTCACTGCAATTATCGCGAATCGGCTTATACACACCATCCTCATTCAGGCGATAGCCCTGCAACTGTTCTGTAATCCATTCTCCATAGGGATCAAACAGCCAGTATTCAGTTACTCCCAACTGCTCGTATAGGGTCTTCTTAAAGTTCCAATCAGTTTCCTTTGTCCCTGCCGATGTCACCTCAAAAATAATTGCTGGTGTTTGCTGTCCTTCCCAAATTTTGTAATTGGCATAGAGTCGCTTTTCGATATCAAACACGACCATCACATCAGGGGCAACTCTAGCTCTGGGATTGCCTTCGATGTAATAGAGAAATTGATCGGCAAAGACGACTGCTGGTTGCTCCTGTAAATATAACCGCAAGAGCGCCAAAGCCATCAGGATCGCGAGGACATGCTGTTGAGTTTCTGCCAATGGTTCTCCGTCGGAACTGGGATAGAAGATTTCTGAGGCGATCGCCTGTTCGTCTGCTTTGGCCTGCGATCGCTCTGAGGTAATGGCTACCATAACGCTCTAGGACTGATTGTTTACCAAAATTATATCATGCGCTTACAGACAGGTTGTTTATAGTCCATTACCGATCGCAAAGAAAGCCGACCAGTAATAGGGATGGGATAGCTGTCCACTAGCAGAATTTGGTACTGTTCCCACGATTCTAACGCCAGCGCGAACATCCTTATCTGTTCTCTTCTTGTCGCTATTAATCATCGCAATTTGCGCCCTGCGTAATGCTTCGACAATGGAGACATCGCCTTTTTTTAGTTCTGCATAAAAAGCATCCATGAGGGCTTGTGTACCAGCATCATCGACTTTCCACAGCGAGGCAATCGCCACTCTGGCTCCTGCGGCTTGCATTTGATAACCTAAGCCGAGAATCTCGACTCCCGATCCTAATGTGGCTCCTAGTCCCGACTGACAGGCGCTCAAAACGACTAAATCGACATTGGTTAACGCCCACCTGCGAATATCTTTAATTGTTGCTTTTTCGCCATCACCGAAGATGATGAAAGAATCTTTGGGGTCACCCGTGGAGAGTTGTCCGTGGGTAGCGAGATGGAGAA
This genomic stretch from Pseudanabaena galeata CCNP1313 harbors:
- a CDS encoding Uma2 family endonuclease, whose amino-acid sequence is MVAITSERSQAKADEQAIASEIFYPSSDGEPLAETQQHVLAILMALALLRLYLQEQPAVVFADQFLYYIEGNPRARVAPDVMVVFDIEKRLYANYKIWEGQQTPAIIFEVTSAGTKETDWNFKKTLYEQLGVTEYWLFDPYGEWITEQLQGYRLNEDGVYKPIRDNCSEVLQLKLQADEYLIGFYRLDNGEKLLTPEELYSANLAANQRADQEKARADRLAEKLRQMGVNLDDES